From a region of the Haloferax volcanii DS2 genome:
- a CDS encoding ABC transporter ATP-binding protein, which produces MAAIELNGVTKRFEDDEGLFDTLLPSSEPDTVTAVDDLSFSVAEGEVFGFLGPNGAGKSTTINMLLDFVRPTSGSVHVLGHDAQAESVAVRRRTGVLPEGYEVYDRLTGREHVEFAIESKEADDDPDELLSRVGLTPDEADRRAGGYSKGMSQRLALAMALAGSPDLLVLDEPSSGLDPAGAREMRDIVRTEADRGATVFFSSHVLAQVEAVCDRVGIMRDGELIAEDTIEGLRDRVDAEAVLRIDVDGDADLDAVRALDGVSSVESDGDRLVVGCTDNAKTRVIEAVEADGATVADFETDSASLEDIFLAYTEGDDPADEPEVAA; this is translated from the coding sequence ATGGCCGCCATCGAACTAAACGGGGTGACGAAACGGTTCGAAGACGACGAGGGACTGTTCGATACCCTCCTCCCGTCGTCCGAACCCGACACCGTCACCGCCGTTGACGACCTCTCGTTTTCCGTCGCCGAAGGGGAGGTCTTCGGGTTTCTCGGTCCCAACGGTGCTGGAAAATCGACGACGATCAACATGCTTCTCGACTTCGTGCGTCCGACGAGCGGGTCCGTCCACGTGCTCGGACACGACGCGCAGGCCGAGAGCGTGGCCGTCCGTCGTCGGACCGGCGTACTCCCCGAGGGCTACGAGGTGTACGACCGGCTCACCGGGCGCGAACACGTCGAGTTCGCCATCGAGTCCAAGGAAGCCGACGACGACCCCGACGAACTGCTCTCCCGCGTCGGCTTAACCCCCGACGAGGCCGACCGCCGCGCCGGCGGCTACTCCAAGGGGATGTCCCAGCGCCTCGCGCTCGCGATGGCGCTCGCCGGCAGTCCCGACCTCCTCGTCCTCGACGAGCCCTCCTCCGGTCTCGACCCCGCCGGCGCGCGCGAGATGCGCGACATCGTCCGCACCGAGGCCGACCGCGGCGCGACGGTGTTCTTCTCCAGTCACGTCCTCGCACAGGTCGAAGCGGTCTGTGACCGCGTCGGCATCATGCGCGACGGCGAACTCATCGCCGAGGACACCATCGAGGGCCTCCGCGACCGCGTTGACGCCGAGGCGGTGCTCCGCATCGACGTCGACGGCGACGCCGACCTCGACGCGGTCCGCGCGCTCGACGGCGTCTCGTCGGTCGAATCTGACGGCGACCGCCTCGTCGTCGGCTGTACCGACAACGCCAAGACCCGCGTCATCGAGGCCGTCGAGGCCGACGGTGCGACCGTCGCCGACTTCGAGACCGACTCCGCGTCGCTGGAGGACATCTTCCTCGCGTACACCGAGGGCGACGACCCGGCCGACGAACCGGAGGTGGCGGCGTGA
- the fer gene encoding ferredoxin Fer, with protein sequence MPTVTYLNYEVLDDNGWDLDDDGLFEQAADAGLDAEDYGEMEVNQGEYILEAAEAQGYDWPFSCRAGACANCAAIVKEGEIDMDMQQILSDEEVNEKNVRLTCIGSPVEDEVKIVYNAKHLDYLQNRVI encoded by the coding sequence ATGCCCACGGTAACCTACCTCAACTACGAAGTTCTCGACGACAACGGCTGGGACCTCGACGACGACGGCCTCTTCGAGCAGGCCGCCGACGCCGGTCTCGACGCCGAAGACTACGGTGAGATGGAAGTGAACCAGGGCGAGTACATCCTGGAAGCCGCCGAGGCGCAGGGCTACGACTGGCCCTTCAGCTGCCGCGCAGGTGCCTGTGCGAACTGTGCAGCCATCGTGAAGGAGGGCGAAATCGACATGGACATGCAGCAGATTCTCTCCGACGAGGAAGTCAACGAGAAGAACGTCCGCCTCACCTGCATCGGTTCGCCGGTCGAGGACGAGGTCAAGATCGTCTACAACGCGAAGCACCTCGACTACCTGCAGAACCGCGTCATCTAA
- a CDS encoding O-acetylhomoserine aminocarboxypropyltransferase/cysteine synthase family protein has product MNRGFRTLGLHAGQDPDPATGARAPPLYQTTSYVFDDADHAADLYALEADGDVYSRISNPTTRILERRLAALEAGVDAVATASGMGALDALTTVLASVGDNVVLSEDMYGGTASYFSKTAVRRGIESRTVETLDVDAYEDAIDEDTAFVHVETVANPSLKTPDFEAIAEVAHENRVPLVVDNTFATPALCRPIEHGADIVWESTTKWLHGSGTTVGGVVVDGGTFPWDAADYDELSGENPAFGVDFVERFGERAFAEAVRQRAVRSTGSCQSPFDAWQTLQGVETLALRMRAHCDNARRVAEFLRDRDGVAWVTHPGFEDHETHDLASKYLQGGYAGMVTFGLDGEDDEAAYGAAKTVCESVDLVSFLANIGDAKTLLIHPASTTHAQLSMDEQRAAGVAPDMLRLSVGIEDADDIIDDLDRAIEHALRQQADGDAEER; this is encoded by the coding sequence ATGAACCGAGGCTTCCGCACGCTCGGCCTCCACGCCGGACAGGACCCGGACCCGGCGACAGGGGCCCGCGCCCCGCCACTCTATCAGACCACGTCGTACGTCTTCGACGACGCGGACCACGCCGCGGACCTGTACGCCCTCGAAGCCGACGGCGACGTCTACTCCCGCATCTCCAACCCGACGACTCGCATCCTCGAACGCCGCCTCGCCGCCCTCGAAGCGGGCGTCGACGCGGTCGCCACCGCCTCGGGCATGGGCGCGCTCGACGCGCTCACGACCGTCCTCGCGTCAGTCGGTGACAACGTCGTCCTCTCGGAGGACATGTACGGCGGCACGGCCTCGTACTTCTCGAAGACCGCCGTCAGGCGCGGCATCGAATCCCGGACCGTCGAGACGCTCGACGTGGACGCCTACGAGGACGCCATCGACGAGGACACCGCCTTCGTCCACGTCGAGACGGTGGCGAACCCCTCGCTGAAGACGCCGGACTTCGAGGCCATCGCCGAGGTCGCCCACGAGAACCGCGTCCCGCTCGTCGTGGACAACACGTTCGCCACGCCCGCGCTCTGTCGGCCCATCGAACACGGCGCGGACATCGTCTGGGAGTCCACGACGAAGTGGCTCCACGGCTCCGGTACGACCGTCGGCGGCGTCGTCGTCGACGGCGGCACCTTCCCGTGGGACGCGGCCGACTACGACGAACTCTCCGGCGAGAACCCCGCGTTCGGCGTCGACTTCGTCGAGCGATTCGGTGAGCGCGCTTTCGCCGAGGCGGTCCGCCAGCGCGCCGTCAGGAGCACCGGCAGTTGCCAGTCGCCGTTCGACGCGTGGCAGACCCTCCAGGGCGTCGAGACGCTCGCGCTCCGGATGCGCGCCCACTGCGACAACGCCCGCCGCGTCGCCGAGTTCCTCCGCGACCGCGACGGCGTCGCGTGGGTCACCCACCCCGGCTTCGAGGACCACGAAACCCACGACCTCGCCTCGAAGTACTTGCAGGGCGGCTACGCCGGCATGGTCACGTTCGGCCTCGACGGCGAGGACGACGAGGCGGCCTACGGGGCCGCCAAGACCGTCTGCGAGTCGGTCGACCTCGTGAGCTTCCTCGCCAACATCGGCGACGCGAAGACGCTGCTCATCCATCCCGCCTCGACCACGCACGCCCAGCTCTCGATGGACGAACAGCGCGCCGCGGGCGTCGCCCCCGATATGCTCCGGCTGTCGGTCGGCATCGAGGACGCCGACGACATCATCGACGACCTCGACCGGGCAATCGAACACGCCTTGCGTCAGCAGGCCGACGGGGACGCGGAGGAGCGATGA
- a CDS encoding ABC transporter permease, with the protein MTLESVARKDFRDALRSRWLLGLTLFFALLIGGSTALFYGVLLSGAGANSETLFGLTTAPGGLFNFSYAGMLGFVLALIALVTAHGSLIDERESGTIKLLLSLPNSRRDVVFGKLVGRTLVVLVSMLVGFVVALFAMLFTGGQVMFVSYAGQVALSGLLATAFVSIGVWLSATSASQRQALFGTVGLYFIFAVLWSTVATGVPRLVNWVVEQLGLTALTAPQIVQMRLFIKYLNPLRAYETLVAELYGPAVAARLFKAGLAERLTIESTFSQSLPFYFTGPFILAILVAWIVVPPLLGYRAFEKADL; encoded by the coding sequence GTGACGCTCGAATCCGTCGCGCGCAAGGACTTCCGCGACGCCCTCCGGTCGCGGTGGCTCCTCGGGCTGACGCTGTTTTTCGCCCTGCTCATCGGCGGGTCGACGGCGCTGTTCTACGGCGTCCTGCTCTCGGGCGCGGGCGCGAACTCCGAGACGCTGTTCGGCCTCACGACCGCCCCGGGCGGGCTGTTCAACTTCTCGTACGCGGGCATGCTCGGGTTCGTCCTCGCGCTCATCGCGCTCGTGACGGCCCACGGCTCGCTCATCGACGAGCGCGAGTCGGGCACCATCAAGCTCCTGCTGTCGCTGCCGAACTCCCGGCGCGACGTGGTGTTCGGAAAGCTGGTCGGCCGCACGCTCGTCGTCCTCGTCTCGATGCTCGTCGGCTTCGTCGTCGCCCTCTTCGCGATGCTGTTCACCGGCGGGCAGGTCATGTTCGTCTCCTACGCCGGGCAGGTGGCCCTCTCGGGACTGCTCGCCACGGCGTTCGTCTCCATCGGCGTCTGGCTCTCTGCGACCTCGGCCTCCCAGCGGCAGGCATTGTTCGGCACCGTCGGGCTGTACTTCATCTTCGCCGTCCTCTGGTCGACGGTCGCCACGGGCGTCCCGCGGCTCGTCAACTGGGTCGTCGAACAGCTCGGTCTCACCGCGCTGACCGCGCCGCAAATCGTCCAGATGCGGCTTTTCATCAAGTACCTGAACCCGCTTCGGGCCTACGAGACGCTGGTCGCGGAGCTGTACGGGCCCGCGGTCGCCGCCCGCCTGTTCAAGGCCGGCCTCGCCGAGCGACTCACCATCGAATCGACGTTCTCGCAGTCGCTGCCGTTCTACTTCACCGGGCCGTTCATCCTCGCCATCCTCGTCGCGTGGATTGTCGTCCCGCCGCTGCTCGGCTACCGGGCGTTCGAGAAGGCCGACCTCTGA
- the metX gene encoding homoserine O-acetyltransferase MetX, whose amino-acid sequence MSRTRTTPGRRVESDVVDIGEHEFESGEILPDLKVAYEAYGEFDGQNAVLVCHGLTGSQHVAGHGTESGVSGQARAWWGDIVGPGKAIDTNDYYVICVNVPGSCYGTSGPASEGPDGEPWGTDFPPVTVHDWTRAQRRLLDHLGVGRLHAVVGGSVGGMNALDWAVQFPDDVERLAVVASAARLDSQCLGIDAVARRAITSDPNWNGGDYYGEERPSPDAGLGLARQLGHLMYLSKDSMERKFGRRSAGRGERGDAFPSDPAASFFPYREVESYLDYQAEKFAERFDANAYLYLTRAMDDFDLSEGYESDAAALAAFEGEALLVSFTGDWHFTTEQSESLAGAFRRGDVPVAHHVVESDHGHDAFLVEPEKVGPPLADFVDEGVAGRAVTDTAPDGGEPDEDEDFAPVHSSLFSR is encoded by the coding sequence ATGAGCCGTACCCGAACCACGCCCGGCCGGCGGGTCGAATCCGATGTCGTCGACATCGGGGAACACGAGTTCGAGTCGGGCGAGATACTGCCCGACCTGAAAGTCGCCTACGAGGCCTACGGCGAGTTCGACGGACAGAACGCAGTCCTCGTCTGTCACGGTCTCACCGGGAGCCAGCACGTCGCCGGCCACGGCACCGAGTCGGGCGTCTCCGGGCAGGCCCGCGCGTGGTGGGGCGACATCGTCGGGCCGGGCAAGGCCATCGACACGAACGACTACTACGTCATCTGCGTGAACGTCCCGGGGTCGTGTTACGGCACGAGCGGCCCGGCCAGCGAGGGTCCCGACGGCGAGCCGTGGGGCACGGACTTCCCTCCGGTCACCGTCCACGACTGGACCCGCGCCCAGCGCCGCCTGCTCGACCACCTCGGCGTCGGCCGCCTACACGCCGTCGTCGGCGGCTCCGTCGGCGGCATGAACGCCCTCGACTGGGCCGTGCAGTTCCCCGACGACGTGGAGCGCCTCGCGGTCGTCGCCTCGGCGGCCCGCCTCGACTCGCAGTGTCTCGGTATCGACGCCGTCGCCCGCCGCGCCATCACCTCGGACCCGAACTGGAACGGCGGCGACTACTACGGCGAAGAGCGCCCCTCGCCCGACGCGGGTCTCGGCCTCGCCCGCCAACTCGGCCACCTGATGTACCTCTCGAAGGACTCGATGGAGCGCAAGTTCGGCCGGCGCTCCGCGGGTCGCGGCGAGCGCGGCGACGCCTTCCCGTCGGACCCCGCGGCGTCCTTCTTCCCGTACCGCGAGGTCGAGTCCTACCTCGACTATCAGGCCGAGAAGTTCGCAGAGCGCTTCGACGCCAACGCGTACCTGTATCTCACGCGCGCCATGGACGACTTCGACCTCTCGGAGGGCTACGAGTCCGACGCGGCCGCGCTCGCCGCCTTCGAGGGCGAGGCGCTCCTCGTCTCCTTTACCGGCGACTGGCACTTCACGACCGAGCAGTCGGAGTCGCTGGCGGGCGCGTTCCGCCGCGGCGACGTGCCGGTCGCCCACCACGTCGTCGAGTCCGACCACGGCCACGACGCCTTCCTCGTCGAACCCGAGAAGGTCGGCCCGCCGCTCGCTGACTTCGTCGACGAGGGCGTCGCGGGCCGCGCCGTGACCGACACCGCACCCGACGGCGGCGAACCCGACGAGGACGAGGACTTCGCCCCGGTCCACTCCTCTTTGTTCTCGCGCTGA
- the ligA gene encoding NAD-dependent DNA ligase LigA yields MSDADVDAESNPYLRDPPTEFEPAESLSREAAEGQAALLREAVREHDHRYYVAADPLVSDAAYDALFSRLVALEDAFDLDTTNSPTNRVGGEPIDALETVEHVAPMLSIDQSTDADDLREFDERVRREVGAVDYVCEPKFDGLSVEVVYEDGEFVRAATRGDGRRGDDVSAQVKTIPTVPLSLRGDHPDRLAVRGEIYMPKSDFSDLNARRVEAGEDAFANPRNAAAGTLRNLDPSVVADRPLAVFFYDILDASARPDSQWAALDRLREWGLRVTDRIERAEDVAEAIDYRDRMQAARDDLDYEIDGTVIKVDSRDARERLGEKSRSVRWAFAYKFPARHEVTTVRDIVVQVGRTGRLTPVAILDPVDVGGVTVSRATLHNPDERAALGVAVGDRVRVKRAGDVIPQVVEVTEDGGGCYEFPDECPVCGSAVDRDGPLAFCSGGLSCPAQREASIGHFAVKGAMDIDGLGEERVAQLVDAGLVETVADLYDLTADDLAELEGWGETSAENLVAAVENAKHPSLDSFLVGLSIPEVGEATARGLAREFGSIEAFPIEADAEEDEFDAFEERLTTVPDVGETVARRVRDFFENADNRAVIRALLDRGVDPEPVESGGDELDGLTFVVTGTLAASRSDVTELVESHGGNVTGSVSGNTDYLVVGENPGRSKRDDAEANDVPTLAETEFEALLAERGVAYPPE; encoded by the coding sequence ATGAGCGACGCCGACGTCGACGCCGAGTCGAACCCGTACCTCCGCGACCCTCCGACCGAGTTCGAACCCGCCGAGTCGCTCTCGCGCGAGGCGGCCGAAGGGCAGGCCGCACTCCTCCGCGAGGCCGTCCGTGAGCACGACCACCGCTACTACGTCGCGGCCGACCCGCTCGTCTCCGACGCGGCCTACGACGCGCTGTTCTCCCGACTCGTCGCGCTCGAAGACGCGTTCGACCTCGACACGACCAACAGCCCGACGAACCGCGTCGGCGGCGAGCCCATCGACGCGCTGGAGACGGTCGAACACGTCGCGCCCATGCTCTCTATCGACCAGAGCACCGACGCCGACGACCTCCGCGAGTTCGACGAGCGCGTCCGCCGCGAGGTCGGCGCGGTCGATTACGTCTGCGAACCCAAGTTCGACGGCCTCTCGGTCGAAGTCGTCTACGAGGACGGCGAGTTCGTCCGCGCGGCCACCCGCGGCGACGGCCGGCGCGGCGACGACGTGAGCGCGCAGGTGAAGACGATTCCGACCGTTCCCCTCTCCCTCCGCGGCGACCACCCCGACCGACTCGCCGTCCGCGGCGAGATTTACATGCCGAAGTCCGACTTCAGCGACCTCAACGCCCGGCGCGTCGAAGCCGGCGAGGACGCCTTCGCCAACCCCCGGAACGCGGCCGCCGGGACGCTCCGCAACCTCGACCCCTCGGTCGTCGCCGACCGCCCGCTCGCGGTGTTCTTCTACGACATCCTCGACGCGAGCGCGCGACCCGACAGCCAGTGGGCGGCGCTCGACCGCCTGCGCGAGTGGGGTCTCCGCGTCACCGACCGCATCGAGCGCGCCGAAGACGTGGCGGAGGCCATCGACTACCGCGACCGGATGCAGGCGGCCCGCGACGACCTCGACTACGAAATCGACGGCACGGTCATCAAGGTGGACTCGCGGGACGCCCGCGAGCGGTTGGGCGAGAAGAGCCGCTCGGTCCGCTGGGCGTTCGCCTACAAGTTCCCCGCGCGCCACGAGGTGACGACCGTTCGCGACATCGTCGTGCAGGTCGGGCGGACGGGCCGGCTCACGCCGGTCGCCATCCTCGACCCCGTCGACGTGGGCGGCGTCACCGTCTCGCGGGCGACGCTCCACAACCCCGACGAGAGAGCCGCCCTCGGCGTCGCAGTCGGTGACCGCGTCCGCGTCAAACGCGCCGGCGACGTGATTCCGCAGGTGGTCGAGGTCACCGAAGACGGCGGCGGGTGCTACGAGTTCCCCGACGAGTGCCCCGTCTGCGGGAGCGCCGTGGACCGCGACGGCCCGCTTGCGTTCTGCTCGGGCGGGCTGTCGTGTCCGGCCCAACGTGAGGCCTCCATCGGCCACTTCGCGGTCAAGGGCGCGATGGACATCGACGGCCTCGGCGAGGAGCGCGTCGCCCAACTCGTCGACGCCGGCCTCGTCGAGACGGTCGCCGACCTCTACGACCTGACGGCCGACGACCTCGCCGAGTTGGAGGGGTGGGGCGAGACGAGCGCCGAGAACCTCGTGGCCGCCGTCGAGAACGCCAAGCACCCCTCTCTCGACTCGTTTCTCGTCGGCCTGAGCATCCCCGAGGTGGGCGAGGCGACCGCCCGCGGCCTCGCCCGCGAGTTCGGGTCAATCGAGGCGTTCCCCATCGAAGCCGACGCCGAAGAAGACGAGTTCGACGCGTTCGAGGAACGCCTGACGACCGTGCCCGACGTGGGCGAGACGGTGGCGCGTCGCGTCCGCGACTTCTTCGAGAACGCGGACAACCGCGCCGTGATTCGCGCGCTGCTCGACCGCGGCGTCGACCCCGAACCCGTCGAATCGGGCGGCGACGAACTCGACGGCCTGACGTTCGTCGTGACCGGGACGCTCGCGGCGAGCCGAAGCGACGTGACGGAACTCGTCGAATCCCACGGCGGCAACGTCACCGGCTCCGTCTCGGGCAACACGGACTACCTCGTCGTCGGGGAGAACCCCGGCCGGTCGAAGCGCGACGACGCCGAGGCGAACGACGTGCCGACGCTCGCGGAAACCGAGTTCGAGGCGCTGCTCGCGGAGCGCGGCGTGGCGTATCCGCCGGAATAG
- a CDS encoding O-acetylhomoserine aminocarboxypropyltransferase/cysteine synthase family protein, whose amino-acid sequence MSDDDSPGFHTRSLHTGQSPDDATGARAPPLYQTTSYVFDDAADAAAQFALEKPGHIYSRLMNPTVGMLQERLASLEGGVGAVATSSGMAAFDLATFLLASAGDNIVSASSLYGGTYTYLTHTVERRGVTTRFVDTLDVDAYEAAIDDDTAFVHLETIGNPALVTPDIEAIAEVAHDHGTPLFVDNTFATPYLCNPIEHDADLVWESTTKWIHGAGTTIGGILVDGGSFPWDEYADDYPEIAKPNPAYHGVNFDETFGPAGFTYAAIARGLRDLGNAQSPFDAWQTLEKLESLPLRMRAHCENAQAVAEFLDDHEKVSWVNYPGLDSHETHEEASKYLDGGYGGMITFGLTDGYEAAKGTVNNVELASLLANVGDAKTLVIHPASTTHQQLTDDEQAAAGVTPDMVRLSVGIEDVDDIVDDLDQAIRAASN is encoded by the coding sequence ATGAGCGACGACGACAGCCCGGGCTTCCACACGCGGAGCCTCCACACCGGTCAGAGCCCCGACGACGCGACGGGCGCGCGCGCCCCGCCGCTGTACCAGACCACCTCGTACGTCTTCGACGACGCCGCCGACGCGGCCGCGCAGTTCGCCCTCGAAAAGCCGGGTCACATCTACTCGCGGCTGATGAACCCGACCGTCGGGATGTTACAGGAGCGCCTCGCCTCGCTCGAAGGCGGCGTGGGTGCGGTCGCCACGTCGTCCGGGATGGCCGCGTTCGACCTCGCGACCTTCCTGCTCGCCTCGGCCGGCGACAACATCGTCTCCGCGTCGTCGCTGTACGGCGGGACCTACACCTACCTCACCCACACCGTCGAGCGCCGCGGCGTCACGACCCGGTTCGTGGACACCCTCGACGTGGACGCCTACGAGGCGGCCATCGACGACGACACCGCGTTCGTCCACCTCGAAACCATCGGCAACCCGGCGCTCGTGACGCCCGACATCGAGGCCATCGCGGAGGTCGCCCACGACCACGGGACGCCGCTGTTCGTCGACAACACGTTCGCGACGCCCTACCTCTGCAACCCCATCGAACACGACGCTGACCTCGTCTGGGAGTCGACGACGAAGTGGATTCACGGGGCCGGCACGACCATCGGCGGCATCCTCGTCGACGGCGGCAGCTTCCCGTGGGACGAGTACGCCGACGACTACCCCGAAATCGCCAAGCCGAACCCGGCGTACCACGGCGTCAACTTCGACGAGACGTTCGGCCCCGCCGGCTTCACCTACGCCGCCATCGCCCGCGGCCTGCGCGACCTCGGCAACGCCCAGTCGCCGTTCGACGCGTGGCAGACGCTCGAAAAGCTCGAATCGCTCCCGCTTCGGATGCGCGCCCACTGCGAGAACGCGCAGGCCGTCGCGGAGTTCTTAGACGACCACGAGAAGGTGTCGTGGGTGAACTACCCCGGCCTCGACTCCCACGAGACCCACGAGGAGGCGTCGAAGTACCTCGACGGCGGCTACGGCGGCATGATTACCTTCGGCCTCACCGACGGCTACGAGGCCGCCAAGGGCACCGTCAACAACGTCGAACTCGCGTCGCTCCTCGCCAACGTCGGTGACGCGAAGACGCTCGTCATCCACCCGGCGTCCACGACGCACCAGCAACTCACCGACGACGAGCAGGCCGCCGCGGGCGTCACGCCCGACATGGTCCGCCTGTCTGTCGGCATCGAGGACGTCGACGACATCGTCGACGACCTCGACCAGGCGATTCGCGCCGCGTCGAACTGA
- a CDS encoding inorganic phosphate transporter, with protein MFVGFNIGGSSTGVSFGPAVGSGVLGKLAAAALMTGFALLGGWTLGREVVAKMGGEIVPQSEFTLAASVAVLFFVGLALLVSNTFGVPASTSMTAVGAIAGLGLANGSLDSRVMLEIISWWIVAPVIAFWICAVIGRYIYPYLDAWLKLDQSPGALVRLDRDGGFPRPRLGPNTTYREFGSTVLVVVVACYMAFSAGASNVANAVAPLVGNGALEMNTGILIAGGAIGLGAFTIARRTLDTVGNDLTQLPILAALIVETVSASLISFLSAIGIPASLAVSATMCIVGLGWGRATRTVTLGEALSGGEAPQVSVNALTVEREDEVPKMGEEAPDELSAQDLFDPGTTGRVIFFWMLTPSLSALASYALFSAGIV; from the coding sequence GTGTTCGTCGGGTTCAACATCGGCGGCTCGTCCACGGGGGTCTCCTTCGGTCCCGCGGTCGGGAGCGGTGTGCTCGGGAAACTCGCCGCAGCGGCCCTGATGACGGGGTTCGCGCTCCTCGGCGGGTGGACGCTCGGGAGGGAGGTCGTCGCCAAGATGGGCGGCGAAATCGTCCCGCAAAGCGAGTTCACCCTCGCGGCGAGCGTCGCCGTCCTCTTTTTCGTCGGCCTCGCGCTGTTGGTCTCTAACACCTTCGGCGTCCCCGCCTCCACGTCGATGACGGCGGTCGGGGCCATCGCGGGTCTCGGCCTCGCCAACGGGTCGCTCGACTCCCGCGTGATGCTCGAAATCATCTCGTGGTGGATCGTCGCGCCCGTCATCGCCTTCTGGATCTGCGCGGTCATCGGTCGGTACATCTACCCTTACCTCGATGCGTGGCTCAAACTCGACCAGAGCCCCGGTGCCCTCGTCAGGCTCGACCGCGACGGCGGCTTCCCGCGGCCGCGACTCGGCCCGAACACGACCTACCGCGAGTTCGGCAGCACCGTCCTCGTCGTCGTCGTCGCCTGTTACATGGCGTTCTCCGCGGGCGCGTCGAACGTCGCCAACGCGGTCGCCCCGCTCGTCGGCAACGGCGCGCTCGAGATGAATACGGGCATCCTCATCGCCGGCGGCGCTATCGGCCTCGGCGCGTTCACCATCGCCCGTCGGACGCTCGACACCGTCGGCAACGACCTCACGCAGTTGCCCATCCTCGCGGCGCTCATCGTCGAGACGGTGAGCGCGTCGCTCATCTCCTTCCTGTCGGCCATCGGTATCCCCGCCAGCCTCGCCGTGAGCGCGACGATGTGCATCGTCGGCCTCGGCTGGGGACGGGCGACCCGAACTGTCACTCTCGGCGAGGCCCTGAGCGGCGGCGAGGCCCCGCAGGTATCGGTCAATGCCCTCACCGTCGAACGCGAGGACGAGGTGCCGAAGATGGGCGAGGAAGCCCCCGACGAACTCTCCGCGCAGGACCTGTTCGACCCCGGCACGACCGGGCGGGTCATCTTCTTCTGGATGCTCACGCCCTCGCTTTCGGCCCTCGCGTCGTACGCGCTGTTCTCCGCCGGCATTGTCTGA
- a CDS encoding A24 family peptidase — MFGIGTLPDLLRLAVLPVLAWTAVRDVRTRRVPNIVWYPLAALGIALLAWELLGHFPPETVFDRLYLIRVGVSVCLVVPLSYLFWRLGGFGGADAKALMVFAVLLPTFPSYTLAGTEFPLATTRLGVFSMTVLTNTVIVGLAYPLFLAARNLADGEFEFPISFVGRRVSVTSLSTAHGRLFESPEGVTRNGLDLDALRMYLRWRGLTFADLLAGPETLRDPDSIGETFDPTDGAVHRAATDGGASADFDGDGETADAAGGDAPGDDGREADSGGSFDDPWGAAQFLDSIEGSAYGTSPEKLRGGLDLVTTRESVWISPGIPFLVPMFVGLVVAFVYGDVLFGVLGALGIV; from the coding sequence ATGTTCGGTATCGGCACGCTCCCCGACCTCCTGCGGTTGGCGGTACTCCCCGTCCTCGCGTGGACCGCGGTACGCGACGTTCGCACGCGGCGCGTCCCCAACATCGTCTGGTATCCGCTGGCCGCGCTGGGTATCGCTCTGCTCGCGTGGGAACTGCTCGGCCACTTTCCGCCCGAGACCGTCTTCGACCGGCTCTACCTGATTCGCGTCGGCGTGAGCGTCTGTCTCGTCGTCCCGCTTTCGTATCTGTTCTGGCGGCTCGGCGGCTTCGGCGGCGCGGACGCGAAGGCGCTCATGGTGTTCGCTGTCCTGCTCCCGACGTTCCCCAGCTACACCCTCGCCGGGACGGAGTTCCCGCTCGCCACCACCCGCCTCGGCGTCTTCTCGATGACGGTTCTCACGAACACGGTCATCGTCGGCCTCGCCTACCCGCTTTTCCTCGCCGCCCGGAACCTCGCCGACGGCGAGTTCGAGTTCCCCATCTCGTTCGTCGGCCGCCGCGTCTCCGTGACGTCGCTCTCGACGGCCCACGGCCGCCTGTTCGAGTCGCCCGAGGGCGTCACGCGGAACGGCCTCGACCTCGACGCGCTCCGGATGTACCTCCGCTGGCGCGGCCTCACGTTCGCGGACCTGCTGGCGGGCCCCGAGACCCTCCGCGACCCCGACAGCATCGGCGAGACGTTCGACCCGACCGACGGCGCGGTCCACCGCGCGGCCACCGACGGCGGCGCGTCGGCGGATTTCGACGGCGACGGCGAGACCGCGGACGCCGCCGGCGGAGACGCCCCCGGAGACGACGGCCGCGAAGCCGACTCTGGCGGGTCGTTCGACGACCCGTGGGGCGCGGCCCAGTTCCTCGACAGCATCGAGGGCAGCGCCTACGGCACGTCGCCGGAGAAACTCCGCGGCGGACTGGACCTCGTGACGACCCGCGAGTCGGTGTGGATTTCCCCGGGCATCCCGTTTCTCGTCCCCATGTTCGTCGGCCTCGTCGTCGCGTTCGTCTACGGCGACGTGCTCTTCGGCGTCCTCGGCGCGCTCGGTATCGTCTGA